In the genome of Mugil cephalus isolate CIBA_MC_2020 chromosome 21, CIBA_Mcephalus_1.1, whole genome shotgun sequence, one region contains:
- the LOC124999258 gene encoding trace amine-associated receptor 1-like — protein MDPELNVSSRNYIVDDIHPCYESYNLTFIFTSNPSIVCVLLYVFLGSLCLVTICGNLLVMISIIYFKQLHTPTNYLILSLAVADLLVGVLVFPFSMAFTVTSCLYHENLICKIRDSFDVSLCTSSILNLCCISIDRYYAVCQPLTYRTKINTRVTLIVILLCWGVSVLIGIGIIIAGFSQGTCEEMCSVDVVVANTIGPVFSFYLPAIIMLCIYLKIFLVAQKQVKSIQNTTCRSTKSGAIVSKMERKATKTLAIVMGVFLLCLTPYFICVVFQPLADNPPSVPVIETLNWLALSNSMLNPLIYAFFYSWFRSAFRMIISGKIFHSNLADTKLI, from the coding sequence ATGGATCCAGAGCTGAATGTCAGCAGCAGGAATTACATTGTTGATGACATACATCCCTGCTATGAATCATATAATTTAACTTTCATATTTACAAGCAACCCTTCCATTGTATGCGTTTTATTATATGTTTTCCTTGGCTCATTATGTCTTGTCACAATATGTGGAAACCTTCTTGTAATGATCTCCATCATATACTTCAAACAGTTGCACACTCCTACTAACTACCTTATCCTCTCTCTAGCCGTGGCTGATCTGCTTGTAGGGGTTTTAGTTTTCCCTTTCAGCATGGCATTCACTGTGACCTCATGTCTGTATCATGAAAATCTTATCTGCAAAATACGGGACAGCTTCGATGTGTCGCTTTGCACATCTTCTATTCTGAACCTGTGCTGCATTTCCATTGACAGATACTACGCTGTGTGTCAGCCTTTGACATACAGAACTAAAATCAATACTCGCGTTACTTTAATCGTGATCCTCTTGTGCTGGGGTGTTTCCGTTCTAATCGGAATTGGGATCATAATTGCAGGTTTCAGCCAAGGTACATGTGAGGAAATGTGCTCCGTTGATGTTGTAGTGGCAAACACTATCGGAccagttttttcattttacctTCCGGCGATCATAATGCTCTGTATTTACCTAAAGATTTTCCTAGTTGCACAGAAACAAGTAAAGAGTATACAGAACACAACTTGTCGGAGCACAAAGTCAGGAGCTATTGTCAgtaagatggagagaaaggcCACCAAAACTCTGGCTATTGTTAtgggagtttttcttttatgtttaaCTCCctactttatttgtgttgtttttcagcctTTAGCTGATAATCCTCCATCAGTTCCTGTGATTGAAACACTAAACTGGCTTGCACTGTCAAATTCAATGTTGAATCCATTAATTTATGCCTTCTTCTACAGCTGGTTCAGATCAGCTTTCAGGATGATAATTTCTGGAAAAATATTTCATAGTAATTTAGCTGATACAAAATtgatttga
- the LOC124999477 gene encoding trace amine-associated receptor 1-like, translating into MDPELNVSSRNYIADDIHPCYESYNLTFIFTSNPSIVCVLLYVFLGSLSLVTICGNLLVMISIIYFKQLHTPTNYLILSLAMADLLVGVLVFPFSMAFTVTSCIYHENLFYRYYAVCQPLTYRTKINTRVTLIVILLCWGVSVLIGIGIIIAGFSQGTCEEMCSVDVVVANTIGPVFSFYLPAIIMLCIYLKIFLVAQKQVKSIQNTTCRSTKSGAIVSKMEKKATKTLAIVMGVFLLCLTPYFICVVFQPLADNPPSVPVIETLNWLTLSNSMLNPLIYAFFYSWFRSAFRMIISGKIFHSNLADTKLI; encoded by the exons ATGGATCCAGAGCTGAATGTTAGCAGCAGGAATTACATTGCTGATGACATACATCCCTGCTATGAATCATATAATTTAACTTTCATATTTACAAGCAACCCTTCCATTGTATGtgtattattatatgttttcCTTGGCTCATTATCTCTTGTCACAATATGTGGAAACCTTCTTGTAATGATCTCCATCATATACTTCAAACAGTTGCACACTCCTACTAACTACCTTATCCTCTCTCTAGCCATGGCTGATCTGCTTGTAGGGGTTTTAGTTTTCCCTTTCAGCATGGCATTCACTGTGACCTCATGTATCTATCATGAAAATCTGTTTT ACAGATACTACGCTGTGTGTCAGCCTTTGACATACAGAACTAAAATCAATACTCGCGTTACTTTAATCGTGATCCTATTGTGCTGGGGTGTTTCCGTTCTAATTGGAATTGGGATCATAATTGCAGGTTTCAGCCAAGGTACATGTGAGGAAATGTGCTCCGTTGATGTTGTAGTGGCAAACACTATCGGAccagttttttcattttacctTCCGGCGATCATAATGCTCTGTATTTACCTAAAGATTTTCCTAGTTGCACAGAAACAAGTAAAGAGTATACAGAACACAACTTGTCGGAGCACAAAGTCAGGAGCTATTGTCAGtaagatggagaaaaaggcCACCAAAACTCTGGCTATTGTTAtgggagtttttcttttatgtttaaCTCCctactttatttgtgttgtttttcagcctTTAGCTGATAATCCTCCATCAGTTCCTGTGATTGAAACACTAAACTGGCTCACTCTGTCAAATTCAATGTTGAATCCATTAATTTATGCCTTCTTCTACAGCTGGTTCAGATCAGCTTTCAGGATGATAATTTCTGGAAAAATATTTCATAGTAATTTAGCTGATACAAAATTGATTTGA
- the LOC124999229 gene encoding trace amine-associated receptor 1-like, producing the protein MESFNMTDLNWNFCPAKNNILCALLYISISFLTAVTVCGNLLVIISIIYFKQLHTPTNYLILSLAVADLLIGALIFPFNMAFSVKTCMYQSTLKCLIQKAFDFIVSSSSILNLCCISIDRYYAVCHPLIYKTKLTDHVSTMMGLGSWAVSVLFGICIFLMDYYYDLCRIGCFFMSGIVSILAFYVPAIILLCVYSKILLVALKQVSSLQNATSQSGPVGSKKERKATKTMAIVMGLFLICWLPIFISYPFYTLSNIVIDLIEPFNWFALSNSMLNPFIYAFFYHWFRSAFRMMISRKIFRGDYVNTKLH; encoded by the coding sequence ATGGAGTCTTTTAACATGACAGACTTAAACTGGAACTTCTGTCCAGCCAAAAATAACATATTATGTGCGTTACTCTATATTTCTATTTCCTTTTTGACTGCAGTGACAGTATGTGGAAATCTTCTTGTGATAATctctatcatttattttaaacagctCCACACTCCTACTAACTACCTTATCCTCTCCCTAGCAGTGGCTGACCTGCTAATAGGAGCTTTAATCTTTCCTTTTAATATGGCATTTTCTGTAAAAACGTGTATGTATCAGAGCACTTTAAAATGCTTAATACAAAAGGCCTTTGACTTTATAGTCAGTTCGTCTTCCATTCTAAACTTGTGCTGTATTTCGATTGATAGATATTATGCAGTGTGCCATCCtttaatatataaaactaaattaactgATCATGTTTCCACGATGATGGGCCTGGGGAGCTGggctgtttcagttttatttggaatatgtatatttttaatggATTATTATTACGATTTATGTAGAATAGGGTGTTTTTTCATGAGTGGTATTGTAtccattttagcattttatgtCCCAGCAATAATACTGCTCTGTGTCTACTCTAAAATTCTACTTGTTGCACTGAAACAAGTATCCAGCCTCCAGAATGCAACCTCTCAGTCTGGACCGGTTGGCAgtaagaaggagagaaaggcaACGAAAACAATGGCTATAGTCATGGGATTATTTTTGATATGCTGGCTGCCTATTTTTATCTCTTACCCCTTTTATACTTTGAGTAACATTGTTATTGATTTAATTGAACCCTTTAACTGGTTTGCACTTTCAAATTCAATGTTAAATCCGTTTATTTATGCTTTCTTCTACCACTGGTTTAGGTCAGCTTTCAGGATGATGATTTCTAGAAAAATATTTCGAGGCGATTATGTTAACACAAAGCTGCACTGA